In one window of Pseudomonas chlororaphis subsp. chlororaphis DNA:
- a CDS encoding carbonic anhydrase: MRHIIDGFLKFQREAFPKRSELFKQLATTQNPGTLFVTCSDSRVVPELLTQQEPGDLFVIRNAGNIVPSYGPEPGGVSATVEYAVAVLGVSDIVICGHSDCGAMTAISTCKCLDHLPAVANWLRHAESAKVVNAARSHASDEARLDALVRENVIAQLANLKTHPAVALALEQGRLNLHGWVYDIASGAIAALDGPSQGFVSLAEHPDACALVGKPRHAA, translated from the coding sequence ATGCGGCACATCATCGACGGCTTTCTCAAGTTCCAGCGCGAAGCCTTCCCGAAACGAAGCGAGCTGTTCAAGCAACTGGCCACCACCCAGAACCCCGGCACCCTGTTCGTCACCTGCTCCGACAGCCGGGTAGTGCCGGAACTGCTGACCCAGCAGGAGCCAGGCGATCTGTTCGTGATCCGCAACGCCGGCAATATCGTGCCCTCCTACGGGCCGGAACCGGGCGGTGTGTCGGCCACTGTGGAGTACGCGGTGGCCGTGCTCGGGGTCAGCGACATCGTGATCTGCGGGCATTCGGACTGCGGCGCCATGACCGCCATCTCCACCTGCAAATGCCTGGACCATCTGCCGGCGGTGGCCAACTGGCTGCGCCATGCCGAGTCGGCCAAGGTGGTCAATGCCGCCCGCAGCCATGCCTCGGACGAAGCCCGCCTGGATGCCCTGGTGCGGGAAAACGTGATCGCCCAGTTGGCTAACCTGAAGACCCATCCCGCGGTCGCCCTGGCCCTGGAACAGGGCCGGCTGAACCTGCATGGCTGGGTCTATGACATCGCCAGCGGCGCCATTGCCGCGCTGGACGGCCCGAGCCAGGGCTTCGTGTCCCTGGCCGAACACCCCGACGCCTGCGCCTTGGTCGGTAAACCGCGGCACGCGGCTTGA